A genomic segment from Streptomyces sp. NBC_01233 encodes:
- a CDS encoding PAS domain-containing protein, whose protein sequence is MSSRPSRGAARLAAILDALPDALLLVNANGTVVNANSIALEVMESPGTGLVGRGVLDLLPEFDSKLIPGSMRRPGEDDGGRTKPKRMIARRTDGSEFPVEITSAHLDGRDAYREPQPSYTGDELLMLVVRDLSQTVDTEAELARSQRQTEMILRAAAEGVVGTDTDGRVVLVNPAAAQILGYRATDLGNRELHGLVQHSRADGSPFPFEESPLADTLRSGRKHRVRGQVLWNKAGQPVAVDLTTSPVRDGEQLVGAVMTFTDRRPYDALAARHAQLLAVLGDSLRGPLDELRGELATLAADDAGQLWPEANQLLHHLAAGYSRMTTLVDNVLGYQRLDSGRDRLAKKKVLINTVVAAGVDGAVELIGPGRAQFAVHAPTIEAEVDAARIATALAHLVADVAGVDATGKTAQGSGYGDSTIVVAAAQRGKVVRIEVRGPYEGGNPVHEPIVRGIVAAHGGVLQTVEVPGAPGGAYVLELPLGAGAGTVTLPEPTEEPPAGPTTDGAGTAGGAAGKVSGGRRARRGVDAFLDDEATGPAAAPAGQGGGALALPSGRRRAGEAGVPDAGPELAQSPVNPAGLGTGRRRGRAGDGSGEADGTSGPGGIGGPGGLEGPGGPGGPGRPVPPQGTAVPALPPVPAVPPVPLTEHPAGRRRALGPAGPAQPGGPVPATGLGPTPAPARPIAPEGGFALPAGPTPAPSAPQAPAMAGPASAAAEGDADAPAGRRGRRVLGAPAAEPEVPAAQPAEPAESAENPTGRRRALPGTPAWPVPAARTASEDEEAPGPAAVPGARRPQDTPAEGQAAQPISVRALGTLGQGISVDPTATGAGSGPGATSGSGRRRRLAEPAAQGRAFAIGAPEAGSDEGPEPLDGPGGAVEVVNRPVPRPVDDELPPEPLDNPRRLLVWPAPDVQTQQALSDRGYRPVIVHSREEVDAQIAAFPAALFVDPLTGPITRTALQSLRQAAVAAEVPVLVTAGLGHATREAAYGADPAVLLKALAPRDSEQHPSRVLLIEEHDEIATALTAALERRGLQVARAGADTDAVELATRMRPNLVVMDLMQVRRRRAGIVDWLRANGQLNRTPLVVYTTTAIDPADLPRLASGESVLFLAERATTADVQGRIVDLLAKIGTN, encoded by the coding sequence GTGAGCAGCAGGCCATCCCGAGGCGCTGCTCGCCTCGCAGCAATACTCGACGCTCTTCCGGACGCGCTGTTGCTCGTCAACGCCAACGGCACGGTCGTCAACGCGAATTCGATCGCCCTCGAGGTCATGGAGAGCCCCGGCACGGGGCTCGTCGGCCGCGGCGTGCTCGACCTCCTGCCCGAGTTCGACTCCAAACTGATCCCCGGCTCCATGCGCCGGCCCGGCGAGGACGACGGCGGCCGCACCAAGCCGAAGCGGATGATCGCGCGCCGCACCGACGGCTCCGAGTTCCCCGTCGAGATCACCAGCGCCCATCTCGACGGCCGTGACGCCTATCGCGAGCCGCAACCCTCGTACACCGGTGACGAGCTGCTCATGCTCGTGGTCCGGGACCTCTCGCAGACCGTGGACACCGAGGCCGAGCTGGCCCGCTCCCAGCGGCAGACCGAGATGATCCTGCGCGCCGCCGCCGAGGGCGTCGTGGGCACCGACACCGACGGACGGGTGGTGCTGGTCAATCCGGCCGCCGCCCAGATCCTCGGCTACCGCGCCACCGACCTCGGCAACCGCGAACTGCACGGCCTGGTCCAGCACTCCCGCGCCGACGGCTCGCCGTTCCCCTTCGAGGAGTCCCCGCTCGCCGACACCCTGCGCAGCGGACGCAAGCACCGCGTACGCGGACAGGTGCTGTGGAACAAGGCCGGCCAGCCCGTCGCCGTCGACCTGACGACCTCGCCCGTACGGGACGGGGAGCAGCTCGTCGGCGCCGTCATGACCTTCACCGACCGGCGGCCCTACGACGCCCTGGCCGCGCGGCACGCGCAGCTGCTGGCCGTCCTCGGCGACTCCCTGCGCGGGCCGCTGGACGAGCTGCGCGGTGAGCTGGCGACCCTGGCCGCCGACGACGCCGGGCAGCTGTGGCCCGAGGCCAACCAGCTGCTGCACCACCTGGCCGCCGGGTACTCGCGGATGACCACCCTGGTGGACAACGTCCTCGGCTACCAGCGCCTGGACTCCGGCCGTGACCGGCTCGCGAAGAAGAAGGTCCTGATCAACACTGTCGTCGCGGCGGGCGTCGACGGCGCGGTCGAACTGATCGGTCCGGGACGCGCGCAGTTCGCCGTCCACGCGCCGACGATCGAGGCCGAGGTGGACGCGGCCCGGATCGCGACCGCGCTCGCCCACCTCGTCGCGGACGTCGCCGGGGTGGACGCCACCGGCAAGACCGCCCAGGGCAGCGGGTACGGCGACTCGACGATCGTGGTGGCCGCCGCCCAGCGCGGCAAAGTCGTACGGATCGAGGTGCGCGGGCCCTACGAGGGCGGGAACCCGGTCCACGAGCCGATCGTGCGGGGGATCGTGGCCGCGCACGGCGGCGTGCTGCAGACGGTGGAGGTTCCGGGCGCGCCCGGTGGGGCGTACGTGCTGGAGCTTCCGCTCGGTGCGGGTGCCGGGACGGTCACCCTGCCGGAGCCGACGGAGGAGCCCCCGGCCGGTCCGACCACGGACGGCGCCGGGACGGCCGGCGGCGCCGCCGGCAAGGTCTCCGGCGGCCGGCGGGCCCGGCGCGGAGTGGACGCCTTCCTTGACGACGAGGCCACGGGCCCGGCCGCCGCGCCGGCCGGCCAGGGCGGGGGCGCGCTGGCGCTGCCGTCCGGACGGCGGCGGGCAGGAGAGGCGGGCGTTCCCGACGCGGGCCCGGAGCTCGCCCAGTCCCCGGTGAACCCGGCCGGACTCGGTACCGGGCGCCGGCGCGGCCGGGCCGGTGACGGCAGCGGCGAGGCAGACGGCACCAGTGGTCCGGGCGGCATCGGGGGCCCCGGCGGTCTCGAAGGCCCCGGCGGTCCGGGCGGACCCGGGCGGCCCGTGCCCCCGCAGGGCACCGCCGTACCCGCGCTCCCGCCCGTGCCCGCGGTGCCCCCGGTTCCGCTGACCGAGCATCCCGCCGGGCGACGGCGGGCGCTCGGTCCGGCCGGTCCGGCGCAGCCCGGCGGCCCGGTTCCGGCGACCGGGCTCGGGCCGACGCCCGCTCCCGCCCGGCCCATCGCCCCCGAGGGCGGCTTCGCACTGCCCGCCGGGCCGACCCCGGCTCCCTCCGCTCCCCAGGCCCCCGCGATGGCCGGCCCGGCCTCCGCTGCCGCCGAAGGGGACGCCGACGCCCCCGCCGGGCGGCGCGGGCGCCGCGTGCTGGGCGCTCCCGCCGCCGAGCCCGAAGTCCCCGCCGCGCAGCCCGCCGAGCCGGCCGAGTCCGCCGAGAATCCGACCGGGCGGCGCCGGGCGCTTCCCGGCACCCCGGCCTGGCCGGTGCCGGCGGCCCGTACCGCTTCCGAGGACGAGGAGGCCCCCGGCCCGGCCGCCGTGCCCGGCGCGCGCCGGCCGCAGGACACCCCTGCGGAGGGTCAGGCCGCGCAGCCGATCAGCGTGCGCGCCCTCGGCACCCTCGGCCAGGGCATCTCCGTGGACCCCACCGCCACCGGTGCGGGCTCCGGCCCGGGTGCCACCTCCGGATCCGGCCGCCGCCGCCGGCTCGCCGAGCCCGCCGCGCAGGGAAGGGCCTTCGCCATAGGGGCCCCCGAGGCGGGCTCCGACGAGGGTCCCGAGCCGCTCGACGGCCCGGGCGGCGCCGTCGAGGTGGTCAACCGGCCCGTGCCCCGGCCCGTGGACGACGAGCTTCCGCCGGAGCCCCTGGACAACCCGCGCCGGCTCCTGGTGTGGCCCGCGCCCGATGTGCAGACGCAGCAGGCCCTCAGCGACCGCGGCTACCGCCCGGTGATCGTGCACTCCCGCGAGGAGGTCGACGCGCAGATCGCCGCGTTCCCCGCCGCGCTGTTCGTCGACCCGCTGACCGGGCCGATCACCCGGACGGCTCTGCAGTCGCTGCGCCAGGCCGCGGTGGCCGCCGAGGTGCCCGTGCTGGTCACGGCCGGGCTGGGGCACGCCACGCGCGAAGCGGCGTACGGCGCCGATCCGGCCGTCCTCCTCAAGGCGCTGGCGCCCCGCGACAGCGAGCAGCACCCCTCCCGGGTCCTGCTGATCGAGGAGCACGACGAGATCGCGACCGCGCTGACGGCGGCCTTGGAACGGCGCGGCCTGCAGGTCGCCCGGGCGGGCGCCGACACCGACGCCGTGGAGCTGGCGACGCGGATGCGCCCCAACCTGGTGGTGATGGACCTGATGCAGGTACGCCGCCGCCGGGCGGGGATCGTGGACTGGCTGCGTGCCAACGGGCAGCTGAACCGCACCCCGCTGGTCGTCTACACGACGACGGCCATCGACCCGGCGGACCTGCCGCGGCTGGCCTCCGGCGAGAGCGTGCTCTTCCTCGCCGAGCGGGCCACCACGGCGGACGTACAGGGCCGCATCGTGGACCTGCTGGCCAAGATCGGCACCAACTAG
- a CDS encoding antibiotic biosynthesis monooxygenase, with amino-acid sequence MAITHTTEHTVPADNGEVNLLIARQVEPGHEETFEAWAHGILETAAGFPDHLGYGLFRPAAEGGPWFLVHRFRNQAAFQRWQDSPERAQWFSNCLGHHHTEIARRELHGMETWFAKPGTTRPAPPRWKMAISSGLAIFPISLAGNAVLGPYLVDLHFVLRTAAFAVVFSTLMTYVAMPAVSKLLRPWLTRG; translated from the coding sequence ATGGCCATCACCCACACGACCGAGCACACCGTCCCCGCCGACAACGGGGAGGTGAACCTGCTGATCGCGCGCCAGGTGGAGCCGGGGCACGAGGAGACCTTCGAGGCCTGGGCCCACGGGATCCTGGAGACGGCGGCCGGCTTCCCGGACCACCTCGGGTACGGGCTCTTCCGCCCGGCGGCGGAGGGCGGGCCGTGGTTCCTGGTCCACCGGTTCCGCAACCAGGCGGCGTTCCAGCGCTGGCAGGACTCCCCGGAGCGGGCCCAGTGGTTCTCCAACTGCCTCGGCCACCACCACACGGAGATAGCCCGCCGGGAACTGCACGGCATGGAGACCTGGTTCGCCAAGCCGGGTACGACCCGGCCCGCGCCGCCGCGGTGGAAGATGGCGATCAGCTCGGGGCTGGCCATCTTCCCGATCTCGCTCGCCGGCAACGCGGTGCTCGGGCCGTACCTGGTGGATCTGCACTTCGTGCTGCGGACGGCCGCCTTCGCCGTCGTCTTCAGCACCCTGATGACCTACGTGGCCATGCCCGCCGTCAGCAAGCTGCTGCGGCCATGGCTCACCCGGGGTTAG
- a CDS encoding long-chain fatty acid--CoA ligase encodes MLSTMQDVPLLVTRILRHGMTIHGKSQVTTWTGEAEPHRRSFAEIGTRATRLASALRDELGVQQDDRVATLMWNNAEHVEAYFAIPSMGAVLHTLNLRLPPEQLVFIVNHAADRVVLVNGTLLPLLAPLLPHLPTIEHVVVSGIGDRSALDGLNVRVHEYEELLEGRPDSYDWPELDERQAAAMCYTSGTTGDPKGVVFSHRSLYLHSMQVNMTESMGLTGRDTTLVVVPQFHVNAWGLPHATFMTGVNMLMPDRFLQPAPLAEMIEREKPTHAAAVPTIWQGLLAEVTANPRDLTSMKHVTIGGSACPPSLMEAYDKLGVRLCHAWGMTETSPLGTMAHPPAGLTAEEEWPYRITQGRFPAGVEARLVGPGGGDFLPWDGESAGELEVRGNWIASSYYGGASGEPFRPEDKFSADGWLKTGDVGVISPDGFLTLTDRAKDVIKSGGEWISSVELENALMAHPEVAEAAVVAVPDEKWGERPLATVVLREGATVNYTGLREFLAQSIAKWQLPERWTAIEAVPKTSVGKFDKKVIRQQYADGALDVTKLD; translated from the coding sequence TTGCTCAGCACCATGCAGGACGTACCGCTCCTCGTCACCCGCATACTTCGCCACGGGATGACCATCCACGGGAAGTCCCAGGTCACCACCTGGACCGGGGAAGCTGAGCCGCACCGCCGCAGCTTCGCCGAGATCGGCACCCGCGCCACCCGCCTCGCAAGCGCCCTGCGCGACGAGCTCGGAGTGCAGCAGGACGACCGGGTCGCCACCCTCATGTGGAACAACGCCGAGCACGTCGAGGCGTACTTCGCGATCCCCTCCATGGGCGCGGTCCTGCACACGCTCAACCTGCGGCTCCCTCCCGAGCAGCTGGTCTTCATCGTCAACCACGCCGCCGACCGGGTCGTGCTGGTCAACGGCACCCTGCTGCCGCTGCTCGCGCCCCTGCTGCCGCACCTGCCGACCATCGAGCACGTGGTCGTCTCCGGCATCGGCGACCGCTCGGCGCTCGACGGCCTGAACGTGCGCGTACACGAGTACGAGGAGCTCCTGGAGGGCCGCCCCGACAGCTACGACTGGCCCGAGCTGGACGAGCGCCAGGCCGCGGCCATGTGCTACACCTCCGGTACGACCGGGGACCCCAAGGGCGTCGTCTTCTCCCACCGTTCGCTCTACCTGCACTCCATGCAGGTCAACATGACCGAGTCGATGGGGCTGACCGGCCGGGACACCACCCTCGTCGTGGTCCCGCAGTTCCACGTGAACGCGTGGGGGCTGCCGCACGCCACCTTCATGACCGGCGTCAACATGCTGATGCCGGACCGCTTCCTGCAGCCCGCCCCCCTCGCCGAGATGATCGAGCGGGAGAAGCCCACGCACGCCGCGGCCGTTCCCACCATCTGGCAGGGTCTGCTGGCCGAGGTCACCGCCAACCCGCGCGATCTGACCTCGATGAAGCACGTCACCATCGGCGGCTCGGCCTGTCCGCCCTCCCTGATGGAGGCCTACGACAAGCTCGGCGTCCGCCTCTGCCACGCCTGGGGCATGACCGAGACCTCCCCGCTGGGCACGATGGCCCACCCGCCGGCCGGACTGACCGCCGAGGAGGAGTGGCCCTACCGGATCACCCAGGGCCGCTTCCCCGCGGGCGTCGAGGCCCGTCTGGTCGGTCCCGGCGGCGGCGACTTCCTGCCCTGGGACGGCGAGTCGGCGGGCGAGCTGGAGGTGCGCGGCAACTGGATCGCGAGCTCCTACTACGGCGGCGCGTCCGGCGAACCCTTCCGGCCCGAGGACAAGTTCAGCGCCGACGGCTGGCTCAAGACCGGGGACGTCGGCGTCATCAGCCCCGACGGCTTCCTCACCCTCACCGACCGCGCCAAGGACGTCATCAAGTCCGGCGGTGAGTGGATCTCCAGCGTGGAGCTGGAGAACGCGCTGATGGCGCACCCCGAGGTCGCCGAGGCCGCGGTCGTCGCCGTCCCGGACGAGAAGTGGGGCGAGCGTCCGCTGGCCACCGTCGTCCTCAGGGAGGGCGCGACCGTGAACTACACGGGACTGCGGGAGTTCCTCGCGCAGTCCATCGCCAAGTGGCAGCTGCCGGAGCGCTGGACGGCCATCGAGGCCGTACCGAAGACCAGTGTCGGCAAGTTCGACAAGAAGGTGATCCGCCAGCAGTACGCGGACGGCGCGCTGGACGTCACCAAGCTCGACTGA
- a CDS encoding SigE family RNA polymerase sigma factor, whose amino-acid sequence MTTPVCTLASNPTPYPSFSAYVRTRGTVLMRTARSLTANPCDAEDLLQTALAKTYVAWDRIEDHRALDGYVRRTLVNTRTSQWRKRKVDEFVCDELPETEEVPASDPAEAQALRDAMWRAVTRLPDRQRAMVVLRYYEDLSEAQTAELLGVSVGTVKSAVSRALGKLREDPELTPVR is encoded by the coding sequence ATGACCACGCCTGTGTGCACGCTCGCCTCGAATCCGACGCCGTACCCGTCGTTCTCGGCGTACGTCCGGACCCGCGGCACGGTCCTGATGCGCACCGCGCGCTCCCTCACCGCCAACCCGTGCGACGCGGAGGACCTGCTCCAGACGGCCCTCGCCAAGACGTACGTGGCCTGGGACCGCATCGAGGACCACCGCGCCCTGGACGGCTACGTCCGGCGGACCCTCGTCAACACCCGCACTTCCCAGTGGCGCAAGCGCAAGGTCGACGAGTTCGTATGCGACGAGCTCCCGGAGACCGAGGAGGTGCCGGCCTCCGACCCCGCGGAGGCACAGGCCCTGCGCGACGCGATGTGGCGCGCCGTGACCCGGCTGCCGGACCGGCAGCGGGCGATGGTCGTCCTGCGCTACTACGAGGACCTGAGCGAGGCACAGACCGCAGAGCTGCTGGGCGTCTCGGTCGGTACGGTCAAGAGCGCGGTCTCCCGCGCGCTGGGCAAGCTCCGCGAGGACCCGGAGCTCACGCCGGTCCGCTGA
- a CDS encoding lipid-transfer protein, producing the protein MSVRTRDELGGRAAIAGIGATEFSKNSGRSELKLAVEAVHTALDDAGLTPADVDGMVTFTMDANPEITVAQAAGIGDLSFFSRIHYGGGAACATVQQAALAVATGVAEVVVCYRAFNERSGRRFGSGVQQREPSAEGAALGWSLPWGLLTPASWVAMTAQRYLHTYHLTPEAFGHVAVTDRRHAANNPAAYFHGKPITLADHAASRWIVEPLRLLDCCQETDGGQALVVTTAERARDLRHAPAVITAAAQGAGRRQEGMTSFYRDDLTGLPEMDVVARQLWRTSGLRPSDIDVGILYDHFTPFVLMQLEEFGFCKPGEAADFVAADALPINTHGGQLGEAYLHGMNGIAEAVRQLRGTSVNQVEGAAHALVTAGTGVPTSGLILGADG; encoded by the coding sequence ATGAGCGTCCGCACCCGGGACGAGCTCGGCGGCCGGGCAGCCATCGCCGGCATCGGCGCGACCGAGTTCTCCAAGAACTCCGGCCGCAGCGAGCTCAAGCTGGCCGTCGAGGCCGTGCACACCGCCCTCGACGACGCCGGGCTCACCCCCGCCGACGTCGACGGCATGGTCACCTTCACGATGGACGCCAACCCCGAGATCACCGTCGCCCAGGCGGCCGGCATCGGGGACCTGTCCTTCTTCTCCCGCATCCACTACGGCGGCGGCGCGGCCTGTGCCACCGTCCAGCAGGCCGCCCTCGCCGTCGCCACCGGGGTCGCGGAGGTCGTGGTCTGCTACCGCGCCTTCAACGAGCGCTCCGGGCGCCGCTTCGGCTCCGGCGTCCAGCAGCGGGAGCCCTCGGCGGAGGGGGCGGCGCTCGGCTGGTCGCTGCCCTGGGGGTTGCTGACCCCCGCCTCCTGGGTGGCCATGACCGCCCAGCGCTACCTGCACACCTATCACCTCACCCCCGAGGCCTTCGGGCACGTCGCGGTCACCGACCGCCGCCACGCCGCGAACAATCCGGCCGCCTACTTCCACGGCAAGCCCATCACCCTTGCCGACCACGCCGCCTCGCGCTGGATCGTGGAGCCGCTGCGACTGCTGGACTGCTGCCAGGAGACCGACGGCGGCCAGGCCCTCGTCGTCACCACGGCCGAGCGGGCCCGGGACCTGCGGCACGCGCCCGCCGTGATCACCGCGGCCGCGCAGGGCGCCGGTCGCCGCCAGGAGGGCATGACCTCCTTCTACCGCGACGACCTCACGGGGCTGCCCGAGATGGACGTGGTCGCGCGCCAGCTCTGGCGGACCAGCGGGCTGCGGCCCTCGGACATCGACGTGGGCATCCTCTACGACCACTTCACCCCCTTCGTGCTGATGCAGCTGGAGGAGTTCGGCTTCTGCAAGCCCGGCGAGGCCGCCGATTTCGTGGCAGCGGACGCACTGCCGATCAACACGCACGGGGGACAGCTCGGGGAGGCGTACCTGCACGGCATGAACGGCATCGCCGAGGCCGTCCGCCAGCTGCGCGGCACCTCCGTCAACCAGGTGGAGGGCGCGGCGCACGCCCTCGTCACGGCGGGGACCGGGGTGCCGACCTCCGGGCTGATCCTCGGCGCCGACGGCTGA
- a CDS encoding MaoC family dehydratase, which translates to MNIGDTLPPLEIPVTRTLIVAGAIASRDYQDVHHDAALAQEKGSPDIFMNILTTNGLVGRYVTDHLGPQAVLRKVAIRLGAPNYPGDTMTLTGTVTAVSGNTVEIRVVGANGIGHHVAGTVTAEVSA; encoded by the coding sequence ATGAACATCGGCGACACGCTGCCCCCGCTGGAGATACCGGTCACCCGCACGCTGATCGTCGCGGGCGCGATCGCCTCCCGCGACTACCAGGACGTGCACCACGACGCGGCGCTCGCGCAGGAGAAGGGCTCCCCGGACATCTTCATGAACATCCTGACCACGAACGGCCTGGTCGGCCGGTACGTCACCGACCACCTGGGGCCGCAGGCCGTCCTGCGCAAGGTGGCCATCCGCCTCGGCGCCCCCAACTACCCGGGCGACACCATGACCCTCACCGGGACGGTCACCGCCGTGTCCGGGAACACCGTCGAGATCCGGGTCGTCGGTGCCAACGGCATCGGCCACCACGTGGCGGGGACGGTCACCGCGGAGGTGTCGGCATGA
- a CDS encoding acyl-CoA dehydrogenase family protein, protein MDFHPTEEQAAAAGLAARIFADLATPERLAAAGTGSDAELWKALTTAGLTAAVEEIGLLGLVLLLEEQGRTTAQVPYAATCAYGILPVAAHGSPEQRARLLPALGAGEAVATGAFPARGRITASSEGRLTGTAPAVPWLRDATHVLVPDADRALWLVRTDAPGVETAAVETTAPWAAGRLTLTGAEAERIGSDGAYEDTLAAARTAFAGLQAGVCAGSLARAVEHTSTREQFGRPLSTNQGVMLRAADAHMDTEAIRVTAYEAAWRIDQGLPAREHALTAAWWASEAGKRVVHAGQHLHGGMGADLDHPVHRHFLWGRQLDAYLGCGSELLAELGASITSKAEGEHA, encoded by the coding sequence ATGGACTTCCACCCCACCGAGGAACAGGCCGCCGCAGCCGGTCTCGCCGCCCGGATCTTCGCCGATCTCGCCACCCCCGAACGCCTCGCCGCCGCCGGCACCGGGAGCGACGCCGAGCTGTGGAAGGCCCTCACCACGGCCGGACTGACCGCCGCCGTCGAGGAGATCGGCCTGCTCGGGCTGGTCCTGCTGCTGGAGGAACAGGGCCGCACCACCGCGCAGGTCCCCTACGCCGCCACCTGCGCCTACGGGATCCTCCCCGTCGCCGCGCACGGCAGCCCCGAGCAGCGCGCCCGGCTGCTGCCGGCCCTCGGCGCGGGCGAGGCCGTCGCCACCGGGGCCTTCCCGGCGCGCGGCCGGATCACCGCCTCGTCCGAAGGCCGCCTCACCGGCACGGCCCCCGCCGTGCCCTGGCTGCGCGACGCCACGCACGTCCTGGTCCCGGACGCGGACCGGGCGCTGTGGCTCGTACGGACGGATGCGCCCGGAGTGGAGACGGCGGCGGTGGAGACCACGGCCCCTTGGGCGGCGGGCCGGCTGACCCTGACCGGAGCCGAGGCCGAGCGCATCGGGAGCGACGGCGCCTACGAGGACACCCTCGCCGCCGCACGGACCGCCTTCGCCGGGCTCCAGGCGGGCGTCTGCGCGGGCTCGCTCGCCCGGGCGGTGGAACACACCTCCACCCGTGAACAGTTCGGCCGGCCGCTCTCCACCAACCAGGGCGTCATGCTCCGCGCGGCCGACGCCCACATGGACACCGAGGCGATCCGGGTCACCGCGTACGAGGCGGCCTGGCGCATCGACCAGGGCCTGCCGGCCCGCGAGCACGCGCTGACGGCGGCGTGGTGGGCCTCGGAGGCGGGCAAACGGGTCGTGCACGCGGGCCAGCACCTGCACGGCGGCATGGGCGCCGACCTGGACCATCCCGTCCACCGGCACTTCCTGTGGGGACGCCAGCTGGACGCGTACCTGGGCTGCGGCAGCGAGCTGCTTGCCGAACTGGGAGCCTCGATCACTTCGAAAGCCGAGGGAGAACACGCATGA
- a CDS encoding bifunctional MaoC family dehydratase N-terminal/OB-fold nucleic acid binding domain-containing protein, which yields MTADATGTGTGSGTDTGSGTDTGSGTVEEAARFHALLAAFEGQPAATAGRGKDAVNEPMIRHWCEAMGDANPAYTGPDAIAPPTMLQAWTMGGLSGHSDRSSAYDGLFALLDGAGFTSVVATDCEQEYLRPLRPGDAVTFDAVIESVSPRKTTKLGTGHFVTTRMDVQVDGELAGTHRFRILKYAPAAKREKKTEARRPRPVVNRDNQGFWDGVRDHKLLIQRCTSCAALRFPWLPGCNACASPDWDTVEASGAGTVFSYVVMHHPPFPAFDPPYAVALVELAEGVRMISNITGVPYDKVRIGLPVQLEFLRVDEDLELPVFRGSEG from the coding sequence ATGACCGCGGATGCCACCGGTACGGGCACCGGCTCCGGCACGGATACCGGCTCCGGCACGGATACCGGCTCCGGCACGGTCGAGGAGGCAGCCCGGTTCCACGCGCTGCTGGCGGCCTTCGAGGGACAGCCGGCCGCCACGGCGGGCCGGGGCAAGGACGCGGTCAACGAGCCGATGATCCGCCATTGGTGCGAGGCGATGGGCGATGCGAACCCCGCCTACACCGGGCCGGACGCCATCGCTCCGCCCACCATGCTCCAGGCCTGGACGATGGGCGGTCTCTCCGGCCACTCCGACCGCTCCTCCGCCTACGACGGGCTGTTCGCGCTCCTCGACGGCGCCGGCTTCACCTCCGTGGTCGCCACCGACTGCGAGCAGGAGTACCTCCGCCCGCTGCGCCCCGGCGACGCGGTCACCTTCGACGCCGTCATCGAATCCGTGTCACCGCGCAAGACGACCAAGCTGGGCACCGGCCACTTCGTGACCACCCGCATGGACGTCCAGGTGGACGGGGAGCTCGCCGGTACCCACCGCTTCCGGATCCTCAAGTACGCCCCCGCGGCCAAGCGGGAGAAGAAGACCGAGGCCCGGCGCCCCCGTCCGGTGGTCAACCGCGACAACCAGGGCTTCTGGGACGGGGTGCGGGACCACAAACTGCTGATCCAGCGCTGCACCTCCTGCGCCGCCCTGCGCTTCCCGTGGCTGCCCGGCTGCAACGCCTGTGCCAGCCCCGACTGGGACACCGTCGAGGCCTCCGGAGCCGGCACGGTGTTCAGCTACGTCGTCATGCACCACCCGCCCTTCCCGGCGTTCGACCCGCCCTACGCCGTCGCACTCGTCGAACTCGCCGAGGGGGTCAGGATGATCAGCAACATCACCGGCGTCCCGTACGACAAGGTGCGCATCGGCCTGCCCGTCCAGCTGGAGTTCCTGCGCGTCGACGAAGACCTCGAACTCCCCGTCTTCCGCGGGAGCGAGGGCTGA